DNA sequence from the Anaerolineales bacterium genome:
CCGGCATTGTATTGGGCGCGCTACATATTGATCGGCATGCCCATCCCCTATGGCGGCAACGACGTAATGCTGCACCCCATGGCCTGGGCCGGGTGGGCGGGGCTTCTGGTGACGGCGCTCAATCTCATTCCCGCCGGCCAGCTCGATGGCGGTCACGTCGCCAACGTGCTTTTCGGGCGGCGGGCGATCAAGATGTGGCCCTACATCGTGACGGCCTTGTGTCTGCTCGGCCTCGTGTGGACGGGCTGGTTTATATGGGCGGTGCTGATCTTTTTCTTGGGCCGCACCTATGCCCGACCTTACGATTCGATCACCCCGCTGGACACACGCAGGAGAGCGATCGCAATATTCGGCTTGATCCTCTTCGTTTTGGTGTTCATTCCGATCCCACTGCAGATCATGTAGCCTGCTGCGGGACGATGGGTGTGAAACACGGGGGAAATCAGATGGCTTCCAGCGTGCCGCGGCGTTTCGCCTGCGTTTCGAACCAGCGGAACATCACGTAGCCGAGCAGGGTGTAAATAACCCCCAACAAGAGTTCGTTTGTCAAGGCAGGCAGGACCTGGATCAGGTCGGCGCCAGCGATGATGCTGCGTGCGGCGGCGATGCCGCGCGTTAGGGGAAGGTAATCGGAAATGCTGCGCATCAGCGGAGGAAGGGATCCCAACGGGATGTTGGCGCCGCTCAATAACAACAAGAGGAAATACATCGTGTTGTTGATGAAGAACGTATTGCGCGTGATCAGGCTGAAACATCCGAGCAGTAAGCCCATCCCCGAGGTGCTGATGGTGGTGACCAGAATAGTGACGATCAGAGCGAGGGGATCCGCCTGAGAAAGGTTCAGGCTGAAGAGCAAGACGCCCCATGCAAACCCCAGGAAGACGCCCAGCATGCCGTCGAAAATATGAAAGAAGGCGCGGCCCACGATCATCGTCATGCGATTGGCCGGGGTGCCGAACAGATAGGGCAGCGTGCCCTCCCAGCGGTCGCCGCCGATGCTCATCGTGACCCCGAAGATACCGCTGAGGGCCGTCGTATGCATGGCGTTGCCGATCACGAAGAAAGTCGGATCGCTGCTGTTGGTGGCAAATTTCCCCAGGAAGACGAAAAACAGGATCTCGTTGAGGGGATTGACGACCTTGGTGGCGATGTAGTTGGCCGGACTCAACCAGCGGAAGAGCGCGATGTAGGAGAGGTAGGCGCCTTGAAAGAACAACCGCAGGTTCAGCCGCAGTTTATTCATCGCGGATACCCCCCAGGACCGGGTATCGTATAGCCAATCCGGAATCGTGAGTGCTCTCATTGCATGCCAATCGTAGCGTCTTCGCGCACTTTGCGCAGCATAACGCGGAACAGGAGGCGCGATACGAGCAGCCCAAGAATGCTGAAGACGAGAAGCATCATCAGGGAGAATACGATATCGGATACGGACGCACCGCCGCTGGATGCGCCGTGCAGGGCGCGTGCCGCCCAGTAAGGAGGGAGTAGGTAGCTGAAAGGCGTTGTCCAACCCGGCAGCAGGGCGATCGGAAATAGAAAGCCGGCCAAGATGTACACCGGGTATTCCAGTGCATTCTGCCATCGCTGTACACTGGGATTCAGCAGAAAGATGGGCGAGATGATCAAACCGAAACAGACGAAAGCGATAACCGTCATTGCCAGCGAAAGGACGAAGAACAACGGGTGCTCGATGGTTACCTGGTAACCAAAGACCCACGAGACGAGGGTGTAGCAAACAAACATCGAACCGAGGGATTGGGTGACGTTGGCAAGATTCTTACCAAATACGATGACCGATACAGGTGTCGGCGTGGCAGTGATCATTTCCAGCGTTCCAGTCCAACGCTCCTGGGTAATGCTGTTACCGCTTTCGAAGAGCAGATTGGTCCACAACCCGGTCATGCCGCTGCCGACGACGATGAAGATGATAGCCTCACTCACGCGATCCCCGATCATCCACAGCGCGAGGGTTGCAATGATCAGGGGCTGAATCAGAACACCGAAGATGATGAACATATCGAAGACGTTCTGGCGAAATGTCATCACCGCTGCGGATTTCATCGCGCGCAGGTACTTGATTGCCAGCGATGTGCGCATCACGCACCTCCCACGAGGCGTACGTATGCGTCCTCGAGCGTGGGCTCGCGAACGACGACCTTACCGACGCGCACGCCGTCCATCGCGGCCAGCAGTTCGGGAACGGCTTCCGACCCGATCGGAGAATGGGCGAGCAACAACTGTCTTTGATCCCGCTCCTCGACGTTGACGGTGTCGATGAACGGCAGGGTCCGCAGGCGTCTGAGAGTCTTCTCGGGTAAGCCGAAGACCTCGATCTCGATCACGGAAAGATCGCTCACCAGATCCTTGAGTCCCTTCGGCGTGTCCAGGGCGACGATATGACCACGATCGATGACCGCGATGCGCTCGCACAACGCATCCGCCTCGAACATATAATGGGTCGTGAGCAGGATGGTTTTCTTCTCGGCCTGCAGGTTGCGGATGACCTGACGCAGTTCACGCGCGCCGACGGGATCGAGCCCCATCGTGGGTTCGTCCAGGAAGAGCACTTCCGGATCGTGGAGCAGGGTGCGGGCGATGTGCAAACGCTGCTTCATGCCGCGAGAATAACCTTCGACGCGTTCCTGGCCTCGGTCTTTCAGCCCGACGAGATCGAGTAGATAGGGAATGCGTTCATCGCTGACCTTTGGATCGACGTGGTACAGGCTGGCGAAGTAGCGCAGATTGTTAATCCCCGACAGGCGCCAATACAGGCCGCGCTCGCCGCCGAAAATGAAACCGATGCGTCCGCGGATGGCGTCCGCCTGGTCGACGACGTCGTAGCCCAGCACGCGGGCCGTTCCCGACGTGGGAATGAGCAGCGTGGTCAGCATCTTTACCGTGGTCGTTTTTCCGGCGCCGTTGGGTCCAAGCATGCCGAAGAGGCTGCCTTGAGGCACGTTGAAGGAAATGCCGTCTACGGCGACGACCTCCTTGGTTTTTCTGCGGAAAATGCCGACCGTGGTTTTGAACACGCGGCGAAGATTGCTGATTTCGATGGCGTTCACGTGACACTCCACTACAAACACTGTTACAACAACCGTGTCGCTTTTGAGATTGTATTTCTCATTTTACCCACTAATTGTGTCAATACCTCAAATCATGGTCGAATAGAACAAAGAGATACCGCATCGCCGCGCCGCCCAGCGGTGCGCGGCACACCCGGTCGCCGCTGCAACGATCTATAGTTGAGACGTGCAATGCGGGCAACGAGTTGCTTTAAGTGGAATCGTAGAGAGACAATGCGGACACTCTTTTGTTGAAGGTGCTTCCGTTTCTTCCGGCTTCTGGAGACGGTTGGCCGTTCGGATGACCAGAAAGATGGTCAACGCGATGATCAGAAAGTTGATGATGGTATTGATGAACGTTCCGTAGTTGATCGTCGGCGCTCCGGCTGCCTGTGCGTCAGCCAGGCTGGAATAGGCAGTATCCGACAGATTGATGTACAGCGAACTGAAATCGACCTTTCCGAAGAGCAGTCCGATGGGTGGCATGAGGATGTCATTAACGAGGGAAGTCACGATACCGCCGAACGCGCCTCCGATGATGACAGCGACGGCCAAATCGAGAACATTTCCTCGCATCAAGAAATCCTTGAATTCCTTCAACATAATTATTCTCCTGGATGGCGTAAGTTCAATGACTTTCCTGGATTGCTTTGGAAAAATTTCTCGGGATGATTTCTTTTTCCGTAACGAGTTAACGATCAGTCCTCTTTATTTTCTACTCCGTCTCAT
Encoded proteins:
- a CDS encoding site-2 protease family protein, encoding PALYWARYILIGMPIPYGGNDVMLHPMAWAGWAGLLVTALNLIPAGQLDGGHVANVLFGRRAIKMWPYIVTALCLLGLVWTGWFIWAVLIFFLGRTYARPYDSITPLDTRRRAIAIFGLILFVLVFIPIPLQIM
- a CDS encoding ABC transporter permease, whose protein sequence is MRALTIPDWLYDTRSWGVSAMNKLRLNLRLFFQGAYLSYIALFRWLSPANYIATKVVNPLNEILFFVFLGKFATNSSDPTFFVIGNAMHTTALSGIFGVTMSIGGDRWEGTLPYLFGTPANRMTMIVGRAFFHIFDGMLGVFLGFAWGVLLFSLNLSQADPLALIVTILVTTISTSGMGLLLGCFSLITRNTFFINNTMYFLLLLLSGANIPLGSLPPLMRSISDYLPLTRGIAAARSIIAGADLIQVLPALTNELLLGVIYTLLGYVMFRWFETQAKRRGTLEAI
- a CDS encoding ABC transporter permease; the encoded protein is MRTSLAIKYLRAMKSAAVMTFRQNVFDMFIIFGVLIQPLIIATLALWMIGDRVSEAIIFIVVGSGMTGLWTNLLFESGNSITQERWTGTLEMITATPTPVSVIVFGKNLANVTQSLGSMFVCYTLVSWVFGYQVTIEHPLFFVLSLAMTVIAFVCFGLIISPIFLLNPSVQRWQNALEYPVYILAGFLFPIALLPGWTTPFSYLLPPYWAARALHGASSGGASVSDIVFSLMMLLVFSILGLLVSRLLFRVMLRKVREDATIGMQ
- the mscL gene encoding large conductance mechanosensitive channel protein MscL, which codes for MIMLKEFKDFLMRGNVLDLAVAVIIGGAFGGIVTSLVNDILMPPIGLLFGKVDFSSLYINLSDTAYSSLADAQAAGAPTINYGTFINTIINFLIIALTIFLVIRTANRLQKPEETEAPSTKECPHCLSTIPLKATRCPHCTSQL
- a CDS encoding ABC transporter ATP-binding protein, with protein sequence MNAIEISNLRRVFKTTVGIFRRKTKEVVAVDGISFNVPQGSLFGMLGPNGAGKTTTVKMLTTLLIPTSGTARVLGYDVVDQADAIRGRIGFIFGGERGLYWRLSGINNLRYFASLYHVDPKVSDERIPYLLDLVGLKDRGQERVEGYSRGMKQRLHIARTLLHDPEVLFLDEPTMGLDPVGARELRQVIRNLQAEKKTILLTTHYMFEADALCERIAVIDRGHIVALDTPKGLKDLVSDLSVIEIEVFGLPEKTLRRLRTLPFIDTVNVEERDQRQLLLAHSPIGSEAVPELLAAMDGVRVGKVVVREPTLEDAYVRLVGGA